CGCCTTGGTGATCTTCAGCCGCCTCTTCAACCAGTTGATCAAGCAGAGAATTGGGTACTGCCTGCTCAAAACCGAACCAGGAGGCAAGTCGGCGGAAGAGGGCGGGGTAAGGCTACAGCTGTAGCTAAAGGGCCCTCACCAGAGGTACCCAATAGGCCAAAAGCTGCTGGTAGAGGCCGGGGTATTAGGTTGATCGATTTAGACCCTGAGCCTTGTCAGGTTCTTCCTGGGGCTCCACCTTTGGCTGATGCTCAACCTGCTTTCAACCAAGTAGAGGTAGTGGCCAATAAAGATATTGCAATGGACGGCGGGAGTGCTGACAAAATAATAGGAGTTGAAGAAGAAGCTAGCACAACAGTAATTCCTGAAAAGGTAGCTCAATGTTAATTACTGTATCTTTCTTTTTATAGAATATGTTATCTGTTACTTAAACGTTCCATATTAAGTTGCTTATCCTGGGAACCTCTCGGGAAGAAAACTGGCTTCAATTCTTTTTCCAGTACGCTTTCCTCAACTAAGAGGAAATTAGTGATTTCCTAATTTCAGCATTTCAGATTTGTTCAAAACTATTAGGATAATCATTTCTAGTTTATTTTACATGAAAGTGAGGGATGTTTTAGCTTCAAGTTGCAGGGTTTCAGTATATGTTTGGTCACCTGTTTTCTAGTCCTCAGTTTCTTACTAACTAAAACATTCCTTGTTATCTAGTTGTCCATGTCATCAAATCTCTTGACTGTATACTGTTTTTGTTACTCTTTGCAGGTTCAGGTGGGTAATTCTCCTGTATATAAGATAGAAAGGAAATTGGGTAAGGGTGGTTTTGGCCAAGTTTATGTTGGCCGAAGGGAAAGCGGTGGTAGTGGTAGAATCGGACCAGATGCAATCGAGGTTTGTCTGAGTAACTCATTCCCATGTTTAAGGATTTTCCAAGTCAAACCACTTGGCATGCTATGTCTGACTCATGAGATTTTTTCATCACAGGTAGCCTTGAAGTTTGAGCACCGGAACAGTAAAAGTTGCAATTATGGCCCACCTTATGAGTGGCAAGTGTACAAGTATGGCACTGTTAATCATAAGTTTTTATGTAAAGCTTCGTTTCTACCTATTTTTTTGTGCAGCATCCTGATTCttgtttttcttaatttccTCGCAAAATGAAAAGTTCCCTAAATGGGTGCTATGGGATTCCTTGGGTGCACTACAAGGGCCGGCAAGGAGATTTCTACATTCTTGTGAGTTTTCATTTTGAGCTCCTGGGTGTCATAACTCAGAAGTCACAACTCCCTAGTTAATTAATGTATCTTAAAGAATGCTAATGAATATTTCAGGTAATGGATATGCTCGGTCCTAGCCTATGGGATGTTTGGAATACTCTAGGACAGTCGTAAGAAATAGACTATTCCTTGTATCTGTCTGTCATACCTACCCAGGCATGTCTATGTAAATCTATAACATGCTGTTTTGTAGCAGGATGTCACCAAATATGGCTGCATGTGTTGCAGTAGAGGCAATATCGATTCTTGAAAAGCTTCATTTAAAGGGGTAAAATTTATTCTAACTTTCTGCACTATATAGAGTACACTTCCCTATTTTGCATAGTTGCAGCTGATTGCCATTGCTTATTGTCTGCTTGAAAAAAGGTTTGTGCATGGAGATGTGAAACCTGAGAACTTTTTACTAGGTCAACGTGGCTCAGCTGATGAGAAGAAGCTATATCTTATCGATCTTGgtttaggtatgttttcttCAGTCCTCACTTCCCTGTTAACTGTATGTTCTTTCTGAAACATGAACACATAGTGGTATTAATTACTGTATGCCTCCCATTTTCTTGGCTCAGCTTCTAGATGGAAAGATGCACACTCGGGTCAACATGTTGATTATGATCAGAGGCCTGATGTATTCAGGTGTGTTgacctttttatttaaaatgttaaccAGTTACTACTTATTTTCGGTGTTACTATATTGAAATATTTCTTCTATCAGGGGAACAGTTAGATATGCTAGTGTACATGCACATTTAGGTCGGATTGGAAGCCGTAGAGATGACCTTGAGTCATTGGCATACACATTGATATTTCTAATAAAAGGACGGTTACCATGGCAGGGTTATCAGGTTTGTTACTGTTTTGATTAAGGATTTCCCTAATCTGATTATATGTTCTCcaacattttgtttttcttgaaatattacTATTTGGCACTCATGTCCAACACTTATTCGGAAATGGGTGTGGGGATATGACCTTCCAAGGATTCTTTAAATGCATAgaactttgaaaaaatttaaacatactCATCTCCGTCACATGCCCATATCTCCAAGTCTGAGTGACATAGGTCTGATTTACTTCCCTCTTAACCATTTTGGCTTTTGCATCAAACTTCACAGGGGGATAACAAGAGTTTTATGGTTTGCAAGAAAAAGATGGCCACTTCTCCAGAGTTGATGTGTTGCTTTTGTCCTGCCCCTTTTAAGCAGTTCCTCGAAGTTGTTACAAATATGAAGTTTGATGAGGAGCCAAATTATGCCAAGCTCATATCCATATTTGAAAGCCTAATTGAACCATGCACGGCACTGAGACCAATTAGAATTGATGGAGCTCTTAAGGTGGTTGTTACGTCTTTTCCCCCAATTAAATTGGATTAGATAGGATGGTCACTCAAGCAACCTTTCTCCATttccttttaaataaataggttGGGCAAAAACGGGGAAGATTAGTGATTAATTTGGAAGACGATGATCAACCTAAGAAAAAAGTACGTCTTGGTAGTCCTGCTACTCAGTGGATTTCTGCTTACAATGCACGTCGTCCTATGAAGCAGAGGTAAAGTTGCATTTTCttgttaaatataatattcatttataCTGCTTGTATCTTCTTATGTTACTCCAGCCCTTCATTTGTTTGAAGTACCCATGTCTGACACGTATCCAGACAGATTATTGGGATATGACAGATATATGGAGAacttagaaaaaattgaaagtacTTGTGTCGGAAATGCCCATACCTCACACTTATGCCCTAGTCCAAGTAACATAGGTATCTTGTGCTGCTCAAACATTTTGTTATATCTCCACTTCTGGGATTTTGAATGTAAGTTTAAGC
The nucleotide sequence above comes from Gossypium raimondii isolate GPD5lz chromosome 13, ASM2569854v1, whole genome shotgun sequence. Encoded proteins:
- the LOC105783225 gene encoding casein kinase 1-like protein HD16 isoform X2, whose amino-acid sequence is MPELRSGARKSKRLGDLQPPLQPVDQAENWVLPAQNRTRRQVGGRGRGKATAVAKGPSPEVPNRPKAAGRGRGIRLIDLDPEPCQVLPGAPPLADAQPAFNQVEVVANKDIAMDGGSADKIIGVEEEASTTVIPEKVQVGNSPVYKIERKLGKGGFGQVYVGRRESGGSGRIGPDAIEVALKFEHRNSKSCNYGPPYEWQVYNSLNGCYGIPWVHYKGRQGDFYILVMDMLGPSLWDVWNTLGQSMSPNMAACVAVEAISILEKLHLKGFVHGDVKPENFLLGQRGSADEKKLYLIDLGLASRWKDAHSGQHVDYDQRPDVFRGTVRYASVHAHLGRIGSRRDDLESLAYTLIFLIKGRLPWQGYQGDNKSFMVCKKKMATSPELMCCFCPAPFKQFLEVVTNMKFDEEPNYAKLISIFESLIEPCTALRPIRIDGALKVGQKRGRLVINLEDDDQPKKKVRLGSPATQWISAYNARRPMKQRYHYNVADSRLRQHVDKGNEDGLFISCVASAANLWALIMDAGTSFSSQVYELSTVFLHKDWIMEQWEKNYYISSIAGANNGSSLVVMSKGTPYTQQSYKVSESFPFKWINKKWKEGFHVTSMTTSGSRWGVVMSRNSGFSDQVVELDFLYPSEGIHRRWENGYRITSMAATGDQAAFILSIPKRKTMDETQETLRTSAFPSTHVKEKWAKNLYIASVCYGRTVC
- the LOC105783225 gene encoding casein kinase 1-like protein HD16 isoform X1, with the translated sequence MPELRSGARKSKRLGDLQPPLQPVDQAENWVLPAQNRTRRQVGGRGRGKATAVAKGPSPEVPNRPKAAGRGRGIRLIDLDPEPCQVLPGAPPLADAQPAFNQVEVVANKDIAMDGGSADKIIGVEEEASTTVIPEKVQVGNSPVYKIERKLGKGGFGQVYVGRRESGGSGRIGPDAIEVALKFEHRNSKSCNYGPPYEWQVYNSLNGCYGIPWVHYKGRQGDFYILVMDMLGPSLWDVWNTLGQSRMSPNMAACVAVEAISILEKLHLKGFVHGDVKPENFLLGQRGSADEKKLYLIDLGLASRWKDAHSGQHVDYDQRPDVFRGTVRYASVHAHLGRIGSRRDDLESLAYTLIFLIKGRLPWQGYQGDNKSFMVCKKKMATSPELMCCFCPAPFKQFLEVVTNMKFDEEPNYAKLISIFESLIEPCTALRPIRIDGALKVGQKRGRLVINLEDDDQPKKKVRLGSPATQWISAYNARRPMKQRYHYNVADSRLRQHVDKGNEDGLFISCVASAANLWALIMDAGTSFSSQVYELSTVFLHKDWIMEQWEKNYYISSIAGANNGSSLVVMSKGTPYTQQSYKVSESFPFKWINKKWKEGFHVTSMTTSGSRWGVVMSRNSGFSDQVVELDFLYPSEGIHRRWENGYRITSMAATGDQAAFILSIPKRKTMDETQETLRTSAFPSTHVKEKWAKNLYIASVCYGRTVC